From a single Nocardioides panacis genomic region:
- a CDS encoding DeoR/GlpR family DNA-binding transcription regulator produces the protein MSLLPATGGSVLLDAGTTTARLAMMIPRDLQLTVVTNAVPIASRLAGSPSVDLHLLPGRVRSTTHAAVGDDTVAALGVLKVDVAFVGTNGLSETHGLSTPDPTEAAAKRAMVGAAHQVVVLVDSSKIGQEHLVRFARVADIDVVVTDAGISDADRAALERLDVEVVVA, from the coding sequence GTGTCGCTGCTCCCGGCCACCGGCGGCAGCGTCCTGCTCGACGCCGGCACCACCACCGCCCGGCTGGCGATGATGATCCCCCGCGACCTGCAGCTGACCGTGGTCACCAACGCCGTCCCCATCGCCTCGCGGCTGGCCGGCTCCCCCAGCGTGGACCTGCACCTGCTCCCCGGCCGGGTGCGCTCGACCACCCATGCCGCCGTCGGCGACGACACCGTGGCCGCGCTCGGCGTGCTCAAGGTGGACGTCGCGTTCGTCGGCACCAACGGGCTCTCCGAGACCCACGGCCTGAGCACCCCCGACCCCACCGAGGCCGCCGCCAAGCGCGCGATGGTCGGCGCCGCCCACCAGGTCGTGGTCCTCGTCGACTCCTCCAAGATCGGCCAGGAGCACCTGGTCCGGTTCGCCCGGGTCGCCGACATCGACGTGGTGGTCACCGACGCGGGCATCAGCGACGCCGACCGGGCCGCGCTGGAGCGTCTCGACGTCGAGGTCGTGGTCGCGTGA